Proteins found in one Mucilaginibacter gracilis genomic segment:
- a CDS encoding S9 family peptidase, which translates to MLVRLITLMIAVCALPASAQQAAKPPLDYKMYDQWTRIEGGRISNDGNYLMYAGIKNTGSSLLIANLKQRRSQTFPCPDASRGFFTTDSKMAVVPIGRDSLCILDLGNNTKRYLAGILDFVHFGSGAGEGMACRLNDTSKTLRVMRFKDGTSRYYHQVNDVYLADGGKAMVLNQVSDAPKASQTVLQWLDLETYAMTSIWTGPGISAFCFDRTGGKFAFISQGKDQEGKQRELWIYQPNTGNIARQLAIKSLMPANYYLDGAMPSFNKTGEYVFIGLFSPPAPADPNFDYNTKALSVWNYKDSVLQNEQMNNTTLHISAVVSVKDSILLVLTKPGETISAEPGTVNSKVLVRTNFSNDADWLEANRCALSVVDLRTGKKDVVKKELILANGAISPDEKYILYYDGYSGGYFSYTISSGKLVNISSQVPQKLADEEGDHPRPPMNYNNSYNWSADGNSVLIYDRYDIWQVDPAGVRKPLNITKGYGRSHQVVFRILAEPWNTWTGNNRVILSAFSLKDKSTGFFRLSARGADPEYLIMSPHFYHVEPLSPNSQVFYNWPVIKAANSTRYIVTRSSVAEAPNYFGTNDFKSFRQISDNAPQKRYNWMSSELIKWNQNNGRLTEGILYKPENFDPSRKYPMIVYIYERIANELNLWHDFEQSSGDLNIPYYVSNGYLVFTPDIYYKVGEPGNSAYESVASAVDYLRSRPFIDMEHLGLQGHSFGGFEGGYIATVTDLFKAISLSSAPLNLTSAFGQSSYTRSMTQQYQLRMGSTLWNNLDGYLRNSAYFHADRIHTPLLLRAGKEDNTVLPQSSLEMFTALRGLGKKAWLLYYENSGHQGGGMDYTIRQEQFFNHYLKNNPEPVWMSRGVPARLKGTETGLEIDTTKN; encoded by the coding sequence ATGCTTGTTAGATTAATAACACTGATGATAGCGGTATGCGCTTTGCCCGCCTCTGCCCAGCAGGCAGCCAAGCCGCCACTGGATTACAAAATGTATGACCAATGGACACGTATTGAAGGCGGCCGTATCAGTAACGACGGGAATTACCTAATGTATGCGGGCATTAAAAACACCGGAAGCTCTTTGCTGATCGCAAATCTAAAACAGCGCCGTAGCCAAACCTTCCCTTGCCCGGATGCATCCAGGGGATTTTTTACAACAGATAGCAAGATGGCGGTAGTCCCTATTGGCCGGGACAGTTTGTGCATTTTGGACCTTGGCAATAATACAAAGCGATACCTGGCCGGCATCCTCGACTTCGTACATTTCGGCAGCGGCGCAGGGGAAGGGATGGCCTGCCGGTTAAATGATACTTCAAAAACATTAAGGGTAATGCGGTTCAAAGACGGCACCAGCCGGTACTATCACCAGGTCAACGATGTTTATCTCGCCGACGGCGGCAAAGCAATGGTGTTAAATCAAGTTTCGGATGCACCCAAAGCCAGTCAGACCGTATTGCAATGGCTCGACCTGGAGACTTATGCAATGACCTCTATTTGGACGGGCCCCGGTATATCAGCTTTTTGTTTTGACCGAACCGGTGGAAAATTTGCTTTTATTAGCCAGGGAAAGGACCAGGAGGGAAAACAGCGCGAACTCTGGATCTATCAGCCAAATACAGGCAATATTGCCAGGCAATTGGCTATTAAGTCGTTAATGCCAGCTAATTACTATTTGGACGGCGCTATGCCCTCGTTCAACAAGACTGGTGAATACGTCTTTATCGGGTTGTTTTCACCTCCGGCGCCCGCTGATCCTAATTTCGACTATAATACCAAAGCGCTGAGCGTCTGGAACTATAAAGATTCGGTATTGCAAAATGAGCAAATGAACAACACGACCCTGCACATCAGCGCGGTGGTAAGCGTAAAGGACAGCATACTGTTAGTATTGACAAAACCAGGGGAAACCATAAGTGCGGAACCCGGCACTGTGAATAGCAAAGTCCTGGTAAGAACAAATTTCAGTAATGACGCCGACTGGCTGGAAGCCAATCGCTGCGCATTGTCTGTAGTAGATCTCCGAACCGGAAAAAAAGATGTAGTTAAAAAAGAGTTGATCCTCGCTAACGGAGCGATTTCGCCGGATGAAAAATATATCCTGTATTATGATGGTTACTCCGGCGGCTATTTTAGCTATACGATCAGTTCAGGGAAACTGGTTAATATTTCATCGCAAGTCCCGCAGAAGCTCGCCGATGAAGAAGGGGACCATCCCAGGCCGCCCATGAACTATAACAACAGTTATAACTGGTCGGCCGACGGGAACAGCGTGCTGATCTATGATCGCTATGACATCTGGCAGGTAGATCCTGCCGGTGTGAGAAAACCGTTGAATATCACCAAGGGTTATGGAAGATCACACCAGGTCGTATTCAGGATACTGGCCGAACCCTGGAATACATGGACGGGCAACAACCGGGTTATACTCAGCGCCTTTAGCCTCAAAGATAAATCCACTGGCTTTTTCAGGCTTTCGGCACGAGGCGCCGATCCGGAATATTTGATAATGAGCCCGCACTTTTACCATGTCGAACCACTTTCCCCAAATTCGCAGGTCTTCTATAATTGGCCGGTAATTAAGGCCGCTAATTCTACTAGGTATATCGTGACCCGTTCAAGTGTTGCGGAAGCCCCGAATTATTTCGGAACCAATGATTTCAAATCGTTCCGGCAAATCAGCGACAATGCCCCCCAGAAAAGGTATAACTGGATGAGTTCGGAATTGATCAAATGGAATCAAAACAACGGCCGCCTGACCGAAGGTATTTTGTACAAGCCCGAAAACTTTGATCCTTCAAGGAAATACCCGATGATCGTTTATATCTATGAACGGATCGCCAATGAACTGAATTTATGGCACGATTTTGAGCAATCCAGCGGCGACCTGAACATCCCTTACTATGTCAGCAATGGTTACCTCGTCTTTACGCCAGATATTTATTATAAAGTAGGCGAACCCGGCAACAGCGCCTATGAATCAGTAGCCAGCGCCGTGGATTACCTGCGGTCAAGACCATTTATAGATATGGAACACCTGGGATTGCAGGGGCATAGTTTTGGTGGCTTTGAGGGAGGGTATATCGCAACAGTGACTGACCTATTCAAAGCAATATCGCTTTCCTCCGCCCCATTAAACCTGACCAGCGCGTTCGGGCAAAGCAGCTACACAAGGAGCATGACCCAACAATACCAGTTAAGAATGGGGAGCACGCTCTGGAACAACCTGGATGGCTATCTCCGTAATTCTGCTTATTTCCATGCGGACAGGATCCATACACCGCTTTTATTAAGAGCAGGAAAGGAGGATAATACCGTGCTGCCACAATCGTCCCTGGAAATGTTCACGGCCTTACGGGGGCTTGGTAAAAAGGCCTGGCTATTATATTATGAGAACAGCGGGCACCAGGGAGGGGGAATGGATTATACTATCCGGCAGGAACAATTTTTTAATCATTACCTGAAAAATAATCCTGAACCTGTCTGGATGTCGCGCGGTGTTCCGGCCCGGTTAAAAGGCACAGAAACGGGACTTGAAATCGACACAACGAAAAACTAA
- a CDS encoding RagB/SusD family nutrient uptake outer membrane protein: MKIFKPIQALLFRVCLLTLCFSGCKKFVEIPPPVTAVTGQNVYNNDATATAVLKGVYIRLSEYDTGGGINQMGIRCGLSADELKYFGTDVLFQKIYVNQLSAVDYYAFWENSFTYLQAVNSVLEGLKKSQGLTPSVKAQLQGEALFVRAFLNFYLVNLYGDVPLVLSSDYLQNSKMARTSSDLVYKQIVSDLISAKLLLQDSYVDGNSNASADAERVRPNRATASALLARTYLFTGQYALAEQEAGAVIQDPKYKLEDLGNVFLRQSNEAIWQLMPVDPAWNTNDARSLLLTSDGPDDAQPFALNERLIADFESGDQRRAAWVDTVTAGGRLYYYPIKYKALSAPPAAEYYMVFRLAELYLIRAEARTELGNTEGAAADLNAIRARAGLAATPAAAPADLLAAVLKERRVELFTEWGHRWFDLKRTKQANTVLPSVTAEKGGTWDSHDQLYPLPLSDIKLNPALIQNPGY, from the coding sequence TGTAAAAAATTCGTTGAAATCCCGCCGCCTGTTACCGCTGTTACCGGACAAAATGTTTACAATAATGACGCGACCGCGACAGCCGTACTCAAAGGCGTATATATCCGGCTTTCTGAATATGACACAGGGGGCGGCATTAACCAGATGGGTATCCGTTGCGGGCTTTCAGCCGATGAGCTGAAATATTTCGGGACCGATGTGCTGTTCCAGAAGATCTATGTCAACCAGCTATCCGCCGTGGACTACTACGCGTTCTGGGAAAATTCCTTTACCTATCTCCAAGCGGTAAATTCGGTATTGGAAGGTTTAAAGAAAAGCCAGGGTTTAACGCCTTCGGTCAAAGCCCAGTTACAGGGTGAGGCGCTGTTTGTGCGGGCCTTTCTGAATTTTTATTTAGTCAACCTTTACGGGGACGTCCCTTTGGTGTTAAGCAGCGATTACCTGCAGAATTCGAAGATGGCAAGGACGAGTTCGGACCTGGTTTATAAACAGATCGTATCGGATTTGATAAGCGCCAAATTGCTATTGCAGGATAGTTATGTGGATGGAAATTCAAATGCTTCAGCGGACGCGGAAAGGGTTAGGCCCAACAGGGCTACGGCCTCCGCTTTGCTGGCCAGGACCTACCTTTTTACCGGCCAGTATGCACTGGCTGAGCAGGAAGCCGGCGCCGTCATCCAGGACCCGAAGTATAAACTGGAAGACCTGGGAAACGTGTTTCTACGTCAAAGCAACGAAGCGATCTGGCAACTTATGCCCGTAGACCCTGCCTGGAACACCAATGACGCCAGGAGCTTGTTGTTAACCAGCGACGGGCCGGACGACGCGCAACCGTTTGCCCTTAACGAACGCTTGATAGCTGACTTTGAGTCGGGTGATCAGCGCCGGGCGGCTTGGGTAGATACGGTTACGGCCGGCGGGCGGCTATATTACTACCCTATCAAATACAAGGCGCTGTCAGCGCCCCCGGCGGCTGAATACTATATGGTGTTCCGGCTGGCCGAACTTTACCTGATCCGAGCCGAAGCCCGTACGGAATTGGGAAACACAGAGGGCGCCGCGGCCGATCTGAACGCCATCCGGGCCCGGGCAGGGCTGGCAGCCACACCGGCTGCGGCACCGGCTGATCTGCTTGCGGCGGTCCTTAAGGAAAGGCGGGTGGAGTTATTTACCGAATGGGGGCACCGATGGTTCGACCTGAAGAGAACTAAACAGGCCAACACCGTGTTGCCTAGCGTTACCGCTGAAAAAGGAGGCACCTGGGATAGTCATGACCAGTTATACCCTTTGCCCCTTTCGGATATCAAATTGAACCCCGCGCTGATCCAAAATCCCGGTTATTAA